A single Mangifera indica cultivar Alphonso chromosome 20, CATAS_Mindica_2.1, whole genome shotgun sequence DNA region contains:
- the LOC123203916 gene encoding uncharacterized protein LOC123203916 isoform X1, translating into MDYNENDKQSQNLKLAGEGSTKFPPVLRPYALPKFDFDDSLHGHLRFDSLVETEVFLGIESNEDNQWIEEFSRGSSGIEFRTSAAESCSILRHNNVWSEATSSESVEMLLKSVGQEENIPGKTIIRESDACDELGCLIKQMERDSKNDDTSLSKAGDAIDVRPILSLNEVLGNFSSSKEDVAGGQPLAAVTSQKNESETSIVGCLSKSISDAVSDKSIFPPANENNVVDEMKVDTLVESSSGNTEEDSAASRIQFDSIITSAQNTNISTGELNWQDAQCLKNNINEKVDVLLTEKKEKGLDFVQEAEMIDQNLGVNVTENDTKHLGNPGEGMRGNVAFSADIAGESSKGMLKGDIVEGSNEDVQSGYNEFEICDSSKGNVHEASSVAFNHDNSFERPGVEVSSTDDSKASLLLVNEDKILEGNGDGSCSSYVENISTVNVECCATELLSESPVALTSEGVNDDSGIHKDDSNAKVNVSSYILGGSSEINEENVVSKQSGVRKCCEDISVDLKEITKFPSNSSNVDRDVGGCLIIDKAVAPSSLGQSSKEDELIVSQIHTDTTVGDESALENVDLVSGNTWNSVQSDASYVVAKEAAIIHQEVQMMDDCNEESQSNPQVVLNEVRNEGTMEVESCPAVPSSSKEVDGAEVQVISEKCEEVIKKENHGKTSSKVSEPILKICDMLAEPLEQKHCAAVQDGQEDSKDMLASEDKSCEQIDVPHNDGGALKIHEGSISSTPLSESDAKFCALESGISCANPDKPTCGSPTVIRAAEVSLSESEKNVVKGSTGQSIPVSKGINGDANNLQSVSPDLKGSDASKSDKSFTFEVSSMEDLSQREVGRSWQPFSTIHVTTVQPILEGSPPNSGVGHLNSSTAQSICRGGLRMSDKENVHSGSKGTSYRKTRRTSNKGIGKDIAEKGNAVKDTVPLRQSDKGDKTNNVSLSPSGICQLVQSGELQHYGHVDGGIIKPFGVLATSASTLPDLNTSSSAVFKQPFTDLQQVQLRAQIFVYGALIQGTVPDDVYMISAFGGPGARATDQTIKHVANQGKVSSSPLGRSPPFINPMIPHSSPLWSIPTPSADSLRSAGIPRSVVMDYQQALSPLHPHQNPPIKNFVGQNTSWISQGPFHGTWVAPPQASAFDANTRFPVLPITETVNHTPVKEPSVPPHSSGMKHVSSGPIIHSVSAANVFPRPASMFDPRKGTQSPGQCSTEPNSRKRKKVLVSEDSGQVIMHSQSQTESVSVPTVTSLVSTSIAIATPASVMSKASTEKVIMPLSPAITTGHLKKGDRETQQRDTLSEETLSKLKEARTQAEDAAAFAATSVSQSQEIWNQLEKQKNSGLVLDVECKLASAAVAIAAAAAVAKAAAAAANVASGTAMVAKLMADEALDSNVYSNPSLSNSSSLSDSVKDLGKATPASILKGEKTISGSSAVIFAAREAARRQVEAASAASRRAENIDAIVKAAELAAEAVSQAGKIVAMGDPLPLSDLIEACLDGYWKVPQASTQLIVKSNNVNGERMNIDDIREGLDTSAKNPKEVPLGNREMHTTNQGKSTVKEISGESFEEGARLVDGFSGSVAASGKSMKGHKGGKASSLAKKNTVVPDSETIPRSSSMSIQIVHEKDVEPSKENSIKEGSDVEVFKEGVEFKGGWFTAHVLSLKDGKAYVCFSELTSDEGSEKLKEWVVLNGEGAEAPKIRIARPITAMPFEGTRKRRRAAMGEYTWSVGDRVDAWTGDSWREGVVTEKNKKDETLFTVRFQVQGETETLRAWNLRPSLIWKDGEWVEWSTSPENNQASHEGDIPLEKRPRLGDHAGDSKGKDKMSKDIGIMESRKPDEPDLSASEKIFCMGKNTRDENKPVTLGMIRCGLQKEGSGVVFGVPKPGKKRKFMEVSKHYVVDQASKSSGANDTVKFTKYSMPQGQASGSRGWRNASRSEPKEKRAAVSKPKVPKSGKPPSVSGRTLMQKDNFVSSSVSAPDDGGAVAKIKDSARHVDTTLEKNDLMEFKSMTNSEGALEGPILFTSNSMPLTSNTVSKKASASNSKTEKVTKGKLVPAAGKLTKIEEDKVFSDNSAKSASELVEPRRSNRRIQPTSRLLEGLQSSLIISKIPSVSHDKSQKSQNRNMPKRE; encoded by the exons ATGGattataatgaaaatgataaGCAAAGCCAGAATCTTAAGTTAGCTGGTGAAGGGAGCACCAAATTTCCTCCAGTTTTACGGCCATATGCACTTCccaagtttgattttgatgacAGCCTTCACGGGCATTTAAGATTTGACAGTTTGGTTGAGACTGAGGTTTTTCTTGGCATTGAAAGTAACGAAGATAACCAGTGGATTGAAGAATTCTCTAGGGGAAGTAGTGGCATAGAGTTTAGAACAAGTGCTGCAGAATCTTGCTCTATTTTGAGGCACAACAATGTTTGGTCTGAGGCCACTTCCTCAGAATCTGTTGAAATGCTATTAAAATCAGTTGGACAGGAAGAAAATATTCCTGGAAAAACTATTATTAGGGAATCAGATGCCTGTGATGAACTGGGTTGCTTGATAAAGCAAATGGAGCGGGATTCAAAAAATGATGATACTAGTCTTTCCAAAGCAGGTGATGCTATAGATGTAAGGCCTATACTATCCCTGAATGAGGTTTTGGGAAACTTTTCTAGTTCAAAGGAGGATGTGGCTGGTGGACAGCCACTAGCTGCTGTTACTTCCCAGAAAAATGAATCTGAAACATCTATTGTTGGATGTTTAAGTAAATCAATTTCAGATGCTGTCAGTGACAAGAGCATTTTTCCTCCTGCTAATGAGAATAATGTAGTTGATGAAATGAAAGTGGATACATTGGTTGAATCTTCAAGTGGCAATACAGAAGAAGATTCTGCTGCTTCAAGGATACAATTTGATAGCATCATTACTTCTGCCCAGAATACTAACATAAGCACTGGGGAGTTGAACTGGCAAGATGCCCAATgtctgaaaaataatattaatgaaaaggTAGATGTTTTACTGacagagaaaaaggaaaaagggttGGATTTTGTCCAAGAGGCTGAAATGATTGATCAGAATTTGGGTGTAAATGTAACTGAAAATGACACCAAACATCTGGGGAACCCTGGAGAAGGTATGAGAGGAAATGTGGCTTTTAGCGCTGACATTGCAGGAGAATCTTCTAAGGGGATGCTGAAGGGAGACATTGTAGAAGGATCCAATGAGGATGTTCAGAGTGGATATAATGAATTTGAGATCTGTGATTCATCTAAAGGAAATGTACATGAGGCATCATCAGTTGCCTTCAATCATGATAATAGTTTTGAGAGGCCTGGAGTTGAGGTCAGCAGTACTGATGATTCTAAAGCATCATTGTTGTTGGTGAATGAGGATAAAATTTTGGAGGGCAATGGTGATGGAAGCTGCAGTAGTTATGTAGAAAACATTTCTACTGTAAATGTGGAATGTTGTGCCACTGAACTGCTGAGTGAATCACCAGTAGCTCTAACTTCTGAAGGTGTTAATGATGATTCTGGAATTCACAAAGACGATTCAAATGCCAAAGTCAATGTTTCATCTTATATTCTGGGAGGCTCCTCTGAAATAAACGAAGAAAATGTTGTTTCCAAACAGAGTGGTGTTCGTAAATGTTGTGAAGATATTTCTGTTGATTTAAAGGAGATCACAAAGTTCCCTTCCAATTCTAGTAATGTAGATCGAGATGTTGGTGGATGCCTTATCATTGATAAAGCGGTTGCGCCTTCATCTTTGGGTCAAAGCAGCAAAGAAGATGAGTTGATAGTTTCTCAAATACACACTGACACTACTGTTGGTGATGAATCTG CTCTGGAAAATGTTGACTTGGTATCTGGTAATACCTGGAACAGTGTTCAATCAGATGCTAGTTATGTAGTTGCCAAAGAAGCTGCTATCATCCATCAAGAGGTTCAAATGATGGATGATTGTAATGAAGAAAGCCAAAGCAATCCCCAAGTAGTGCTTAATGAAGTCAGAAATGAGGGAACTATGGAGGTGGAAAGTTGTCCTGCTGTCCCTAGTTCATCAAAAGAGGTTGATGGTGCTGAAGTACAAGTTATCTCTGAAAAGTGTGAGGAAgtaatcaagaaagaaaatcatGGAAAGACATCCTCAAAAGTTTCTG aaccaattttaaaaatctgtGATATGCTTGCAGAACCTTTGGAACAAAAACACTGTGCTGCAGTCCAAGATGGTCAGGAAGACAGTAAAGACATGTTAGCATCTGAAGACAAGAGTTGTGAGCAGATTGATGTGCCACATAATGATG GTGGTGCTTTGAAAATTCATGAAGGTTCCATTAGTTCTACCCCTTTGTCTGAATCTGATGCTAAGTTCTGTGCCTTGGAAAGTGGAATCAGTTGTGCCAATCCTGATAAACCTACCTGTGGATCTCCTACTGTTATTAGAGCTGCAGAAGTTTCTCTGAGTGAAAGTGAAAAGAATGTGGTGAAAGGATCTACAGGTCAGAGCATTCCAGTTTCTAAGGGCATTAATGGAGATGCCAACAATTTGCAGTCTGTTTCTCCAGATTTAAAAGGAAGTGATGCCTCCAAAAGTGATAAGAGTTTCACATTTGAGGTCAGTTCAATGGAAGATTTGTCTCAAAGAGAAGTCGGAAGAAGTTGGCAACCCTTTTCCACTATACATGTTACTACAGTGCAGCCG ATTTTGGAGGGATCTCCTCCAAATTCTGGTGTTGGCCATTTGAATTCCTCTACTGCTCAAAGCATATGTCGTGGAGGTCTTCGGATGTCAGATAAAGAGAATGTACATAGTGGTTCCAAAGGCACATCTTACCGTAAGACAAGGCGAACATCTAATAAGGGAATAGGAAAAGACATTGCTGAAAAGGGAAATGCAGTGAAGGACACTGTTCCATTGAGACAGTCAGATAAAGGGGACAAGACAAACAATGTGTCCCTGAGTCCCTCTGGGATTTGCCAGCTTGTGCAATCGGGTGAGTTGCAGCACTATGGACATGTGGACGGCGGTATAATAAAGCCGTTTGGTGTTCTTGCTACCTCAGCATCTACTCTGCCAGATTTGAATACTTCTTCATCTGCAGTGTTTAAGCAGCCTTTCACAGACTTGCAGCAAGTGCAACTGCGTGCACAGATATTTGTTTATGGAGCTCTCAT TCAAGGTACAGTACCAGATGATGTGTACATGATATCAGCATTTGGTGGACCTG GTGCTAGAGCCACTGaccaaacaattaaacatgttgCGAACCAAGGCAAAGTTTCCTCCTCACCTCTTGGTCGATCTCCTCCGTTTATAAACCCTATGATACCTCATTCATCACCACTTTGGAGTATCCCTACCCCATCAGCAGATAGCTTGCGATCTGCTGGCATCCCCAGAAGTGTTGTTATGGATTATCAGCAGGCACTTTCTCCCCTGCATCCTCATCAAAACCCACCCATCAAGAATTTTGTTGGACAGAACACTTCTTGGATTTCTCAGGGCCCTTTTCATGGTACTTGGGTTGCTCCCCCACAGGCTTCAGCATTTGATGCTAATACTCGCTTTCCTGTATTGCCCATAACAGAAACAGTTAATCACACTCCTGTAAAAGAACCATCTGTGCCCCCCCATTCGTCTGGCATGAAGCATGTATCCTCTGGACCTATTATTCATAGCGTGAGTGCTGCTAATGTCTTTCCCAGGCCAGCTTCCATGTTTGACCCAAGAAAGGGTACGCAATCACCTGGTCAATGTTCTACTGAACCGAATTCTAGGAAAAGAAAGAAGGTCCTAGTTTCTGAGGATTCTGGACAAGTTATTATGCATTCTCAATCTCAAACAGAATCAGTTTCAGTCCCCACTGTTACTAGTCTTGTCTCTACTTCCATTGCCATCGCAACTCCTGCAAGTGTTATGTCTAAAGCCTCAACGGAGAAAGTCATCATGCCGTTATCTCCTGCAATTACTACTGGTCACCTTAAAAAAGGGGACCGAGAGACACAACAGAGAGATACTTTGTCTGAGGAGACCCTTTCTAAACTTAAGGAGGCTAGAACACAAGCAGAGGATGCAGCTGCCTTTGCTGCTACTTCTGTTAGTCAAAGCCAAGAAATATGGAATCAATTGGAAAAGCAGAAAAATTCTGGATTGGTACTGGATGTTGAATGCAAACTAGCTTCTGCAGCAGTAGCaattgctgctgctgctgctgtaGCGAAGGCTGCAGCTGCAGCTGCCAATGTTGCATCGGGTACTGCAATGGTAGCTAAATTGATGGCTGATGAAGCATTGGATTCAAATGTTTACAGCAATCCTAGTCTAAGTAATTCATCTTCTCTTTCTGACAGTGTGAAAGATTTGGGAAAAGCTACTCCTGCATCCATCTTGAAGGGTGAGAAGACCATTAGTGGATCTAGTGCGGTTATTTTTGCTGCTAGGGAAGCTGCTAGAAGGCAGGTGGAGGCTGCTTCAGCTGCTTCTAGAAGAGCTGAAAATATCGATGCAATTGTAAAAGCTGCTGAGCTTGCTGCAGAAGCTGTGTCACAAGCTGGAAAAATTGTTGCTATGGGTGATCCTTTGCCTTTGAGTGATCTCATTGAAGCATGTCTGGATGGTTATTGGAAAGTGCCCCAAGCATCAACTCAACTGATTgtgaaatcaaataatgtaaatgGTGAAAGAATGAACATTGATGACATCAGAGAAGGCCTGGATACCTCTGCCAAGAATCCAAAAGAGGTGCCTTTGGGCAATAGAGAAATGCATACCACTAACCAAGGGAAATCAACAGTGAAAGAGATATCTGGGGAGTCATTTGAGGAGGGTGCTCGATTAGTAGATGGCTTTTCAGGTTCTGTTGCAGCTAGTGGAAAAAGTATGAAAGGACACAAGGGTGGAAAAGCATCCAGTTTGGCTAAAAAAAACACAGTCGTTCCTGATTCTGAGACGATACCAAGATCCTCTTCCATGAGTATTCAGATTGTGCATGAAAAGGACGTTGAACCATCAAAAGAGAACAGCATCAAGGAGGGTTCAGATGTAGAG GTTTTCAAGGAGGGTGTGGAATTTAAAGGAGGCTGGTTCACAGCCCATGTATTGAGTTTGAAGGATGGGAAGGCATATGTTTGTTTCTCTGAACTTACTTCAGATGAAG GCTCAGAGAAACTAAAGGAATGGGTGGTCCTTAATGGTGAAGGAGCTGAAGCACCCAAGATACGCATTGCTCGTCCTATTACTGCTATGCCATTTGAAGGTACGAGGAAGAGACGCAGAGCAGCTATGGGGGAGTATACTTGGTCGGTTGGAGATAGAGTTGATGCTTGGACGGGAGATAG CTGGCGGGAAGGAGTTGTCACTGAAAAGAACAAGAAAGATGAAACATTGTTCACTGTTCGTTTCCAAG TGCAAGGAGAAACAGAAACTCTTAGAGCATGGAATCTCAGACCTTCTCTTATTTGGAAGGATGGGGAATGGGTCGAGTGGTCCACTTCACCAGAAAACAACCAGGCTTCCCATGag GGTGATATTCCACTGGAAAAGCGACCAAGGTTGGGCGATCATGCAGGCGACTCTAAAGGGAAGGATAAAATGTCGAAAGATATTGGCATTATGGAATCTAGGAAGCCTGATGAGCCAGATTTGTCAgcaagtgaaaaaatattttgtatggGAAAAAATACTAGAGATGAGAATAAACCTGTTACACTTGGAATGATACGGTGTGGTCTGCAGAAGGAGGGATCTGGAGTGGTTTTTGGTGTTCCAAAGCCTGGTAAGAAGAGGAAGTTCATGGAAGTAAGCAAACATTATGTGGTAGATCAGGCCAGCAAGAGCAGTGGGGCAAATGACACagttaaatttacaaaatattcGATGCCTCAAGGTCAAGCATCAGGATCTCGTGGATGGAGAAATGCTTCTAGGAGTGAACCAAAGGAAAAACGTGCAGCTGTATCCAAGCCAAAGGTTCCGAAGTCTGGAAAGCCACCAAGTGTTTCAGGCAGAACACTTATGCAGAAGGACAATTTTGTGAGTTCTTCAGTGTCTGCTCCTGATGATGGTGGGGCTGTTGCAAAGATCAAAGATTCTGCAAGGCATGTTGACACCACTTTGGAAAAGAATGACCTGATGGAGTTTAAATCCATGACTAATTCTGAGGGAGCACTGGAGGGTCCAATCTTGTTTACTTCAAATTCAATGCCTCTCACATCAAATACTGTATCTAAGAAAGCTTCTGCATCAAATTCTAAAACTGAAAAGGTGACTAAAGGGAAACTTGTACCTGCTGCTGGAAAGTTGACTAAAATTGAAGAGGACAAAGTCTTCAGTGATAATTCTGCAAAATCTGCATCTGAACTTGTTGAACCTCGTAGATCTAACCGCAGAATTCAGCCAACATCACGG CTATTGGAAGGTTTGCAGAGTTCATTGATCATCTCAAAAATTCCTAGTGTTTCACATGACAAAAGTCAGAAAAGTCAGAATAGGAATATGCCTAAAAG GGAATAA